The nucleotide sequence CCGAAGTGGCATCGGCGGCGGCGGCCTGACTGATTCCCAGTCGTTCCGCTACCATTTTGCTCAATTCAGCCCTGTGTATCAAATTCGCCATCTGATTTTCACCTCCTGCATCTCTGTGCGGCTTTCCTGAGTTCACGACACTTATCAGAGTCTAAGACCGACGCCAATAATATATGACGCATCGGCTCGATACAATAATTGACGGTAAGTTGTTGCATTCGATCTCCGTCATATGCCCACTACCATTCAACACGCCTTCTAACGGGACAGTTCTACTTTGAAGCCATACTCGATTTTTCCCAGCGACGACTCGTAATCCGCAATGATAATGTAATCCCCGCCAGGGAGCCTCGGCAACGAGAACTTTTCTAGGGTTTCTCCACGCGTTGCCACGACTCTGTGGACTTCTGCCCCTAGCTGTAACTCTCGACTTCGGCCTCTGTTCGCCCGTCTATTCTGTGCCGGGAACACTCGCACGCGGCTGATCCGCTCCGGATTGGCGTCATCACCCAGGACACCAACATAGAAGCGTCCTGGTTCCAGTGCCTCTGCCGAACCGAATCCGTTCCAGTCTGCATTGTCCTCACACTTGCGGGCGTTTCCGCCTACCGGCCAACAATACGCCCCTCTCCAGCCGGGATAGCCATACGGCGGCGGTGATTCCGCGAATTTCGGCCAAGTCCCCATCACCACCTTGGGCATAGGCGGATCCCCGATGTCCTCTGCGTATGCGTCGGGCCAGCCGTCAAGCTGTTGCACACATGGGTTGTACACCGCACTAGGGCATGCGGGACGAGCGACAATCTGCTTTATGATGGAGTCGTTTTTCAGCGCAGTTTCGAGCGTAGCCTGCCCCTCCTCCGTTTTGTAGTCAGGCTTGGGCGATGCCTTGAGTGTGCCGTTTCCGTTCAGGTGAACGACAGATCCCGAACGCAAATCAGTCAATTCAATCGGTGTCACCTATTCTGCCGGAGCCCTCCTGAGCGCGCAGGGAGGGAAGTACCGCACATACAGATATCCCTCGACGAGCTTTTGGTCGCTGCTTGCCGCACCCGCACCAGGTGCTGACCGGGGAAGCGGCGTAGCCGGGGGTTGAGGTGTGGGTACGGGCTGTGTTCCAAGTCCCATCTGGCAGCCGACTGTCATCAACGACAGAATCGCCAGAATCACCCACTTAGCCGATGTCAGTCTTATCGTGCCCATGTGTGCTCTCTTCGCCAGTTGTCATTCAGGAATCACTGCCTCGTTGTAAATACAACGTCTTGTGGGGCGATCTGTTCCAGTGACTAGGGTAGCGCATGGGAGAGATTGCGTTAGGCAGCGTGATGCAAGGAAAGAGTGTATTTGTTGCATTATTCTTTGCTATCATTCTGCTCCCCGTATTCTTGAGGGGGAGTCAGTCGAAAGGAACCATTCGAGCTTCTAGGGCGTTATAGTCATGAGCAGTCATCAGGACTCTCTGAAGAAGGAAGAAGAAGGATTGGAGGACACAGATGAAGAGAACGGCGGCAATTCTGATTACGGTCGCGGCTGTACTCGCAACACTGGCGGTGGTGTCGCTTGACAGAAGCGAGGCAGCCACATCGTCAGGCGAGGGACTGAAGGCAAGTGACCAAGGTCCACCGTCATCCTATGGCAGCGACGGCGCGGGCATTTGGGTGTCGGGTCAGGGTACAATATCGGTCGCGCCCGACCTTGCCAGGCTGGAACTTGGCGTGGACACCAGAGCGGCAAACGTGTCCGAAGCTAACAGTCAAGCAGCAGAAGCTATGGACGCCATAGTAGAAGCGCTAAAGGCCAGGGGCGTGGAGGACAAGGATATTCAGACAAGCAGATTCAGCGTATATCCACGATACGACCATGTGGAAGAAGAGGTGGACGGGGTTCGCACCAGCAGAGAGGTACTGACGGGCTACCGCGTCAGGAACAACGCGACGGTGAAGTTGCGGGACCTCGACACAATCGGAGAGGTAATAGATGAGGTGGTAACGGCAGGCGGCGACGATGTACGGATAAACGGCATCAACTTCACGCTGGAAGACCCTAAGCC is from Chloroflexota bacterium and encodes:
- a CDS encoding DUF541 domain-containing protein — translated: MKRTAAILITVAAVLATLAVVSLDRSEAATSSGEGLKASDQGPPSSYGSDGAGIWVSGQGTISVAPDLARLELGVDTRAANVSEANSQAAEAMDAIVEALKARGVEDKDIQTSRFSVYPRYDHVEEEVDGVRTSREVLTGYRVRNNATVKLRDLDTIGEVIDEVVTAGGDDVRINGINFTLEDPKPKMAELREMAVANARAKAEHLAELSDVAVGRLIYISEGAAGPSVSGFNDFGLESAYFASAALAAPSVSGGEVTLMLGVQAGFAIY